A section of the Marmota flaviventris isolate mMarFla1 chromosome 19, mMarFla1.hap1, whole genome shotgun sequence genome encodes:
- the Gigyf1 gene encoding GRB10-interacting GYF protein 1 isoform X5: MGKGAGPPLAGTSRGRGSTRSRGRGRGDSCFYQRSIEEGEGAFGRSPREIQRSQSWDDRGERRFEKSARRDGARSAFEEGAAGPRKEHARSDSENWRSLREEQEEEEEGSWRLGAGPRRDGDRWRSTSPDGGPRSAGWREHGERRRKFEFDLRGERGGCGEEEGRGGGGSSHLRRCRGPDGFDDDKDGLPEWCLDDEDEEMGTFDASGAFLPLKKGPKEPIPEEQELDFQGLEEEEEEPSEGLDEDGPEAGGKELTPLPPQEEKSSSSSPLSTLGPLWGTNGDGEETVEKELPTAEGDELRGVQLSPGVASPPAPPGDLEDEEGLKHLQQEAEKLVASLQDSSLEEEQFTAAMQTQGLRHSTAATALPLSHGAARKWFYKDPQGEIQGPFTTQEMAEWFQAGYFSMSLLVKRGCDEGFQPLGEVIKMWGRVPFAPGPSPPPLLGNMDQERLKKQQELAAAALYQQLQHQQFLQLVGSRQLPQCALREKAAMGDLTPPQQQLTTFLQQLQALKPPRGGDQNLLPTMSRSLSVPDSGSLWDVHTSASSQSGGEASLWDIPINSSTQGPILEQLQLQHKFQERREVELRAKREEEERKRREEKRRQQQQEEQKRRQEEEELFRRKQVRQQELLLKLLQQQQAAAAVPVPPAPSSPPPLWAGLAKQGLSMKTLLELQLEGERQLHKQPTPRELPRAQAPNHRVQLGGLGTGPLNQWVSEAGPLWGGPDKSGGSSGGSLGLWEDTLKSSGSLARSLGLKNSRSSPSLSDSYSHLTGRPVRKKTEEEEKLLKLLQGIPRPQDGFTQWCEQMLHTLSTTGSLDVPMAVAILKEVESPYDVHDYIRSCLGDTLEAKEFAKQFLERRAKQKASQQRQQQQQGTPCMDLLVRSRAWMTTDQPIPPAPWAVGQGRQQQQLGPSGLQPAGSQQGAEEEAGAGSPALVTNHTMHLNSPTTRHFIDWGGRVFFSSFFLILNDFEENVRRGQKYR, encoded by the exons ATGGGGAAAGGGGCTGGCCCCCCCCTGGCTGGCACCTCCCGTGGCAGGGGCAGCACGCGGAGCAGAG GCCGTGGCCGTGGTGACAGTTGCTTTTACCAAAGAAGCATTGAGGAAGGCGAGGGGGCCTTCGGGCGAAGTCCCCGGGAGATCCAGCGAAGCCagagctgggatgacag AGGTGAGAGGCGGTTTGAGAAGTCAGCAAGGAGGGATGGAG CCCGATCTGCATTCGAGGAGGGCGCGGCTGGCCCACGGAAGGAGCATGCTCGCTCAGATAGTGAGAACTGGCGTTCCCTGCGagaggagcaagaggaggaggaggagggcagctgGAGACTAGGGGCAGGACCCCGGCGAGATGGAGATCGCTGGCGCTCCACCAGCCCTG ATGGTGGCCCCCGCTCTGCTGGCTGGCGGGAACATGGGGAACGGCGTAGAAAGTTTGAATTTGATTTGCGTGGGGAGCGAGGAGGGTGTGGTGAAGAggaggggcggggtgggggaggcagctcTCACCTCCGGAGGTGCCGTGGACCTGATGGCTTTGATGACGACAAGGATGGGCTCCCGGAGTGGTGCCTGGATGATGAGGATGAAGAAATGGGCACCTTCGATGCCTCCGGGGCCTTCTTGCCTCTCAAG AAGGGCCCCAAGGAGCCCATTCCAGAGGAGCAGGAGCTGGATTTCCAGGgcctggaggaagaggaggaagagcctTCAGAAGGGCTGGATGAGGACGGACCTGAGGCAG GTGGGAAGGAACTAACCCCACTGCCTCCTCAGGAGGAGAAGTCCAGTTCCTCATCCCCACTGTCCACCTTGGGCCCACTCTGGGGGACGAATGGGGATGGTGAGGAAACTGTGGAGAAAGAGCTCCCCACAGCTGAAG GAGATGAGCTGAGGGGAGTTCAGCTGAGTCCTGGGGTGGCCTCACCCCCTGCTCCACCTGGAGATCTGGAGGATGAAGAAGGCTTGAAGCACCTGCAGCAG gAGGCGGAAAAGCTGGTGGCCTCCTTGCAGGACAGTTCTCTGGAGGAGGAACAGTTCACGGCTGCTATGCAGACCCAGGGCCTGCGCCACTCCACAGCTGCCACTGCCCTCCCCCTCAGCCATGGCGCTGCCCGAAAGTGGTTCTACAAGGACCCACAAGGGGAGATCCAAG GCCCCTTTACAACCCAGGAGATGGCAGAGTGGTTCCAGGCTGGCTACTTCTCCATGTCATTGCTGGTGAAGCGGGGCTGTGATGAGGGCTTCCAGCCTCTAGGAGAGGTGATCAAGATGTGGGGCCGCGTGCCCTTTGCCCCTgggccctccccacccccgctGCTG GGAAACATGGACCAGGAGCGCCTGAAGAAGCAGCAGGAGCTGGCCGCGGCGGCCTTGTACCAGCAGCTGCAGCACCAGCAGTTTCTTCAGCTGGTTGGCAG CCGCCAGCTCCCACAGTGCGCACTCCGGGAAAAGGCAGCTATGGGGGACCTGACGCCGCCGCAGCAGCAGCTCACGACATTCCTGCAGCAGCTCCAGGCTCTCAAACCCCCCAG AGGTGGGGACCAGAACCTGCTTCCGACGATGAGCCGGTCCTTGTCGGTGCCAGATTCAGGCTCCCTCTGGGATGTACATACCTCAGCCTCATCACAGTCTG GTGGTGAGGCCAGTCTTTGGGACATACCAATTAACTCTTCGACTCAGGGTCCAATTCTAGAACAACTCCAGCTGCAACATAAA TTCCAGGAGCGCAGAGAAGTGGAGCTCAGGGCGAagcgggaggaggaggagcgcAAGCGCCGCGAGGAGAAGCGCCGCCAGCAGCAGCAAGAGGAGCAGaagcggaggcaggaggaggaggagctctTTCGGCGCAAGCAG GTGCGGCAGCAGGAACTGTTGCTGAAGCTGCTGCAGCAGCAACAAGCCGCAGCCGCTGTCCCTGTGCCCCCTGCACCCAGCTCCCCACCCCCGCTCTGGGCTGGCCTGGCCAAGCAGGGTCTGTCCATGAAGACCCTGCTGGAGCTACAGCTGGAGGGAGAGCGGCAGCTGCATAAGCAGCCTACACCCCGGGAGCTGCCTCGGGCCCAGGCCCCCAACCACCGTGTG CAGCTTGGGGGCCTGGGCACTGGCCCCCTGAACCAGTGGGTATCTGAGGCTGGGCCACTGTGGGGCGGGCCAGACAAGAGTGGAGGCAGCAGTGGTGGCAGTTTGGGCCTCTGGGAGGACACCCTCAAGAGCAGTGGGAGCCTGGCCCGCAGCCTCGGCCTGAAGAACAGCCGGAGCAGCCCATCTCTCAG TGACTCCTATAGTCACCTGACAGGTCGGCCTGTTCGCaaaaagacagaggaagaagagaagctgCTGAAGCTGTTACAGGGCATCCCCAGGCCCCAGGACGGCTTCACCCAGTGGTGTGAGCAGATGCTGCACACCCTGAGCACCACGGGCAGCCTGGACG TGCCCATGGCTGTAGCGATCCTCAAGGAGGTAGAATCCCCCTATGACGTCCATGATTATATCCGTTCCTGTCTGGGGGACACGCTGGAAGCCAAAGAATTTGCCAAACAATTCCTGGAGCGGAGGGCCAAGCAGAAAGCCAGCCAGCaacggcagcagcagcagcag GGTACTCCCTGCATGGACCTTCTGGTGAGATCGAGAGCGTGGATGACTACTGACCAGCCCATCCCACCAGCCCCATGGGCTGTAGGCCAggggcggcagcagcagcagcttggaCCCTCGGGTCTCCAGCCTGCAGGCTCCCAGCAAGGAGCAGAGGAGGAAGCAGGGGCAGGGTCCCCAGCACTTGTTACAAACCACACGATGCACCTTAATTCACCCACCACGAGGCACTTTATAGATTGGGGgggaagggtttttttttcctctttttttttaattttaaatgactttGAAGAAAATGTTAGGAGAGGACAAAAATATCGTTAA
- the Gigyf1 gene encoding GRB10-interacting GYF protein 1 isoform X3: MAAETLNFGPEWLRALSSGGSVASPPPSPAMPKYKLADYRYGREEMLALYVKENKVPEELQDKEFAAVLQEEPLQPLALEPLTEEEQRNFSLSVNSVAVLRLMGKGAGPPLAGTSRGRGSTRSRGRGRGDSCFYQRSIEEGEGAFGRSPREIQRSQSWDDRGERRFEKSARRDGARSAFEEGAAGPRKEHARSDSENWRSLREEQEEEEEGSWRLGAGPRRDGDRWRSTSPDGGPRSAGWREHGERRRKFEFDLRGERGGCGEEEGRGGGGSSHLRRCRGPDGFDDDKDGLPEWCLDDEDEEMGTFDASGAFLPLKKGPKEPIPEEQELDFQGLEEEEEEPSEGLDEDGPEAGGKELTPLPPQEEKSSSSSPLSTLGPLWGTNGDGEETVEKELPTAEGDELRGVQLSPGVASPPAPPGDLEDEEGLKHLQQEAEKLVASLQDSSLEEEQFTAAMQTQGLRHSTAATALPLSHGAARKWFYKDPQGEIQGPFTTQEMAEWFQAGYFSMSLLVKRGCDEGFQPLGEVIKMWGRVPFAPGPSPPPLLGNMDQERLKKQQELAAAALYQQLQHQQFLQLVGSRQLPQCALREKAAMGDLTPPQQQLTTFLQQLQALKPPRGGDQNLLPTMSRSLSVPDSGSLWDVHTSASSQSGGEASLWDIPINSSTQGPILEQLQLQHKFQERREVELRAKREEEERKRREEKRRQQQQEEQKRRQEEEELFRRKQVRQQELLLKLLQQQQAAAAVPVPPAPSSPPPLWAGLAKQGLSMKTLLELQLEGERQLHKQPTPRELPRAQAPNHRVQLGGLGTGPLNQWVSEAGPLWGGPDKSGGSSGGSLGLWEDTLKSSGSLARSLGLKNSRSSPSLSDSYSHLTGRPVRKKTEEEEKLLKLLQGIPRPQDGFTQWCEQMLHTLSTTGSLDVPMAVAILKEVESPYDVHDYIRSCLGDTLEAKEFAKQFLERRAKQKASQQRQQQQQEAWLSSASLQTAFQANHSTKLGPGEGSKAKRRALMLHSDPSILGYSLHGPSGEIESVDDY, encoded by the exons ATGGCAGCAGAGACGCTCAACTTTGGGCCTGAGTG GCTGAGGGCCCTTTCCAGCGGAGGCAGCgtggcctccccacccccatcccctgcTATGCCCAAATACAAGCTGGCTGACTACCGCTACGGGCGAGAGGAGATGTTGGCCCTCTATGTCAAGGAGAACAAG GTCCCTGAGGAATTGCAGGACAAAGAGTTTGCTGCCGTGTTACAGGAGGAGCCGCTGCAGCCCCTGGCCCTGGAGCCTCTGActgaggaggagcag AGAAACTTCTCCCTGTCAGTGAACAGTGTGGCTGTGCTGAGGCTGATGGGGAAAGGGGCTGGCCCCCCCCTGGCTGGCACCTCCCGTGGCAGGGGCAGCACGCGGAGCAGAG GCCGTGGCCGTGGTGACAGTTGCTTTTACCAAAGAAGCATTGAGGAAGGCGAGGGGGCCTTCGGGCGAAGTCCCCGGGAGATCCAGCGAAGCCagagctgggatgacag AGGTGAGAGGCGGTTTGAGAAGTCAGCAAGGAGGGATGGAG CCCGATCTGCATTCGAGGAGGGCGCGGCTGGCCCACGGAAGGAGCATGCTCGCTCAGATAGTGAGAACTGGCGTTCCCTGCGagaggagcaagaggaggaggaggagggcagctgGAGACTAGGGGCAGGACCCCGGCGAGATGGAGATCGCTGGCGCTCCACCAGCCCTG ATGGTGGCCCCCGCTCTGCTGGCTGGCGGGAACATGGGGAACGGCGTAGAAAGTTTGAATTTGATTTGCGTGGGGAGCGAGGAGGGTGTGGTGAAGAggaggggcggggtgggggaggcagctcTCACCTCCGGAGGTGCCGTGGACCTGATGGCTTTGATGACGACAAGGATGGGCTCCCGGAGTGGTGCCTGGATGATGAGGATGAAGAAATGGGCACCTTCGATGCCTCCGGGGCCTTCTTGCCTCTCAAG AAGGGCCCCAAGGAGCCCATTCCAGAGGAGCAGGAGCTGGATTTCCAGGgcctggaggaagaggaggaagagcctTCAGAAGGGCTGGATGAGGACGGACCTGAGGCAG GTGGGAAGGAACTAACCCCACTGCCTCCTCAGGAGGAGAAGTCCAGTTCCTCATCCCCACTGTCCACCTTGGGCCCACTCTGGGGGACGAATGGGGATGGTGAGGAAACTGTGGAGAAAGAGCTCCCCACAGCTGAAG GAGATGAGCTGAGGGGAGTTCAGCTGAGTCCTGGGGTGGCCTCACCCCCTGCTCCACCTGGAGATCTGGAGGATGAAGAAGGCTTGAAGCACCTGCAGCAG gAGGCGGAAAAGCTGGTGGCCTCCTTGCAGGACAGTTCTCTGGAGGAGGAACAGTTCACGGCTGCTATGCAGACCCAGGGCCTGCGCCACTCCACAGCTGCCACTGCCCTCCCCCTCAGCCATGGCGCTGCCCGAAAGTGGTTCTACAAGGACCCACAAGGGGAGATCCAAG GCCCCTTTACAACCCAGGAGATGGCAGAGTGGTTCCAGGCTGGCTACTTCTCCATGTCATTGCTGGTGAAGCGGGGCTGTGATGAGGGCTTCCAGCCTCTAGGAGAGGTGATCAAGATGTGGGGCCGCGTGCCCTTTGCCCCTgggccctccccacccccgctGCTG GGAAACATGGACCAGGAGCGCCTGAAGAAGCAGCAGGAGCTGGCCGCGGCGGCCTTGTACCAGCAGCTGCAGCACCAGCAGTTTCTTCAGCTGGTTGGCAG CCGCCAGCTCCCACAGTGCGCACTCCGGGAAAAGGCAGCTATGGGGGACCTGACGCCGCCGCAGCAGCAGCTCACGACATTCCTGCAGCAGCTCCAGGCTCTCAAACCCCCCAG AGGTGGGGACCAGAACCTGCTTCCGACGATGAGCCGGTCCTTGTCGGTGCCAGATTCAGGCTCCCTCTGGGATGTACATACCTCAGCCTCATCACAGTCTG GTGGTGAGGCCAGTCTTTGGGACATACCAATTAACTCTTCGACTCAGGGTCCAATTCTAGAACAACTCCAGCTGCAACATAAA TTCCAGGAGCGCAGAGAAGTGGAGCTCAGGGCGAagcgggaggaggaggagcgcAAGCGCCGCGAGGAGAAGCGCCGCCAGCAGCAGCAAGAGGAGCAGaagcggaggcaggaggaggaggagctctTTCGGCGCAAGCAG GTGCGGCAGCAGGAACTGTTGCTGAAGCTGCTGCAGCAGCAACAAGCCGCAGCCGCTGTCCCTGTGCCCCCTGCACCCAGCTCCCCACCCCCGCTCTGGGCTGGCCTGGCCAAGCAGGGTCTGTCCATGAAGACCCTGCTGGAGCTACAGCTGGAGGGAGAGCGGCAGCTGCATAAGCAGCCTACACCCCGGGAGCTGCCTCGGGCCCAGGCCCCCAACCACCGTGTG CAGCTTGGGGGCCTGGGCACTGGCCCCCTGAACCAGTGGGTATCTGAGGCTGGGCCACTGTGGGGCGGGCCAGACAAGAGTGGAGGCAGCAGTGGTGGCAGTTTGGGCCTCTGGGAGGACACCCTCAAGAGCAGTGGGAGCCTGGCCCGCAGCCTCGGCCTGAAGAACAGCCGGAGCAGCCCATCTCTCAG TGACTCCTATAGTCACCTGACAGGTCGGCCTGTTCGCaaaaagacagaggaagaagagaagctgCTGAAGCTGTTACAGGGCATCCCCAGGCCCCAGGACGGCTTCACCCAGTGGTGTGAGCAGATGCTGCACACCCTGAGCACCACGGGCAGCCTGGACG TGCCCATGGCTGTAGCGATCCTCAAGGAGGTAGAATCCCCCTATGACGTCCATGATTATATCCGTTCCTGTCTGGGGGACACGCTGGAAGCCAAAGAATTTGCCAAACAATTCCTGGAGCGGAGGGCCAAGCAGAAAGCCAGCCAGCaacggcagcagcagcagcag GAGGCGTGGCTGAGCAGTGCCTCTCTGCAGACAGCCTTTCAGGCCAACCACAGCACCAAACTTGGCCCTGGGGAGGGCAGCAAGGCCAAGAGGCGGGCATTGATGCTGCACTCAGACCCCAGCATCTTGG GGTACTCCCTGCATGGACCTTCTGGTGAGATCGAGAGCGTGGATGACTACTGA